A stretch of DNA from Herpetosiphon gulosus:
GGCTGATCAGCAATGGGCTGGTCAGAAAACCGGGTCAATGGCGAGAACCAGGTGAGCAGCATTGCCGAGAATCTGGTTGGGCAGTATTGCTAACGATCACAGAGCACTATCGGGCGACGATTGACAGCCATGCACCCCAGGCACGGGCATGCCTGCCTCGGCAAGCACGTGCCACACCTCCGTAATTGCTCGCTCGGTTGCGGCATCAAAATAGAGGGTGAGAAAGATTGTTGGTGTCATCGTTGGGAAACACTCCCCCTTATTCATCACCGCGCTCCCCCATGGGATCGCACACCAGCGATGATCATTCCAGCGTGATCCGATGGGCAGAGCGGTGGGCTGCACGCGGGATAGCCTGCCGCCATTACTGCAAAAAGATATGCGGCTCCGTCACGGCTTCCACCCGTTCATGCATCCGTCCCACCCCTTCCACGGCCACGGGTGTGCGCGTTATGCCCGCTATTCTGCGCCATTCCGCACCAATCCGCAACGGATGCACCGCCGCACGCAGGGTGAATAAATAACGGGGACTCGCCCCGCCCACCACGGCGGCGGTCGCGTTCATCAGCCGCCGTTGCTGGACGGTGCTGGGGGCAATCGCCAAAACCAGAAACTGCTGCGTGCCATAGCGCGTGTGCAGCGCGGGACTCCCATGGTACGCCTGATACGCCATGATTTTCTCACGCCACGTTTCCGTGCGGCGCGTCCCCCGATCCACTTCGAGGAACACCCGCATGCGGCCTCGCGGATGCACCAGCACAAACGTCCCATCGGGAACGACGGGCAACACCACCCGCTCCATGCGACCATTCAGCGGACGGGTGACCGTCACCTGATCGTAGGCCCGTGACAACTGGACATCATGCTGCCACCCCTCCATGGCCAAGCCTGGCATACTGGCAATCTTGACCCGCAGCGCAGCATACACGTCGCCAATCTCGGCGGCATGATTGGTCGTCATATGGGACCATGGCCGCTGGCGAAACTCGGAGGCCCGATCAATCGGATCATCCTGCTCCATCGCTACCGCATCGGCTCCACGTTCTGAGAGTGCATACAGATCGGGTTCGCGCCCTCCCCCATGGCCAAGCCGTGCGATCGGTCGAACGAGGCGATACAGATAGCCAGCACTCACTAATAAATGGAGCCGCCGATAGACCGACCGTCCAATCCGATACGGCTCGGTGCAGGCCGTCTGCATGCGGGCCTGCATATCCGCTTCCCACACGGGGCGGCGGTCGGGAAAGTGCAGCCATTCGATGGCCGCAGCGGTTAAAAAGCGGGCATCCGCCAAGGTCTGAAAAATCGCGAGGTCACGCGGGGTCAACGCGACCCGCACCAAAGCTGAAGCGTTCGTCAGCGTCGTGGGCATGGGCTTCCTCCTCTTGCACAGCGGGGGCATCGTCTTGGTGATCGATCAGCGGCTGGGGGGCGTGCGGTTCCGCCATTGGTGTGAATGTCGCGCCAAAACTGGCCGAATCCTGCTGAACAGGCGCGAATGCCTGGGCGGGGGTCGGCGCGCGGCGCGGTCGCTGGATCACGATGGGCACATGGGGAACAGCGGGCATCATCGCAATCTGGACTTTGGCCGCCGCCCCACGGGCAATCACCCAGGCGCATCCGGTCGGCAAGGTGCGGACATCCTGTGGGTCGATCCGCGCCTCCTCCTCCATGCGGTAGGTTCCCCGTTTCAAAATCTGCTTGCCTTGAAACTGGTGGATCGTCGTCATCACTTTTTGCACCCCCGCGAGCTTGGTTAATTCTTCGGGGGCACTCATGCGGTGCAGCACCACGGTCATATTGCCGACAATCCGCGCCTGTTGGTCAGCATCACCAAGGCCCGCCAGTGTTTGGGTTCCGAGCATCACGATCCCGCCCAAACTCCGCGCCATTTCCGCTAGCCGGATCACACTCTCGGTTCCGAGTGACGAAAATTCGTCGATGATCAGCACCGCGCGGCGGTCGGTGGGCTTGCGGGTGGACAAGTAATACTTGATGTCCTCAAGCAAAAACTTGGCAATGCTTTGGCTATCCCGCTCGTTGGCCAACACGGGCAAGCCAAAGTAGGCAGCACGGGCCTCACTCAGTCGCCAGCCATCCCGCCGGATTTGGGTCAGTT
This window harbors:
- a CDS encoding replication-relaxation family protein; protein product: MPTTLTNASALVRVALTPRDLAIFQTLADARFLTAAAIEWLHFPDRRPVWEADMQARMQTACTEPYRIGRSVYRRLHLLVSAGYLYRLVRPIARLGHGGGREPDLYALSERGADAVAMEQDDPIDRASEFRQRPWSHMTTNHAAEIGDVYAALRVKIASMPGLAMEGWQHDVQLSRAYDQVTVTRPLNGRMERVVLPVVPDGTFVLVHPRGRMRVFLEVDRGTRRTETWREKIMAYQAYHGSPALHTRYGTQQFLVLAIAPSTVQQRRLMNATAAVVGGASPRYLFTLRAAVHPLRIGAEWRRIAGITRTPVAVEGVGRMHERVEAVTEPHIFLQ